GGCCGCTCGTCATAAATCCGACTAAATCTTCATAATAGGGGCGCCCGATATGCTCTGCATAATGTTTAGAAGCAAGCTCCCTCGTCATTTTCATCATGCGCACGGCAATCACCGTAAGGGATTCCGACTCGTAACGCTTGATGATATCCCCAATATGATGTGCAGCCGTTGCGTCCGGCTTGATCAATACAAGTGTTGCTTCCTGTGCCATACAGATGCCTCCTTATTCTGCGTCTTTATAGAAGTTGGCCAAATTGAAATAGCGCTCCGCGGACTTATGCACGGCTTCCTTTTCATCGTCACGCAAGGCACGAATAATCTTGGAAGGATTGCCATAAATCATCTGATTACGAGGAATCTTTTTATGCTGTGTAACCATCGTACCCGCACCAACAATGACATTTTCGCCGATTTCCGTATATCCGAGTACAATGGACCCCATGCCGATAAGGCTGTTGTTCTTGATGTTTCCGCAGTGAATAATACAGTTATGACCGATGGTGACATAATCGCCGATAATGGTCGGCCGATCCCCCATGACATGGATCGTCGTATTATCCTGTATGTTCGTATACTTACCGACAACGATTGGCTGCAAATCCCCGCGCAAGACGGTATTAAACCATACACTGGAGCCCTCGCCTATCGTCACGTCTCCTATGACGGCTGCATTCGGTGCAAGATACACACTCTCATGGATGGTCGGCATGATGCCCTTATAAGGCAGAATAATTGCCATAGTAATTCCTCCTAACCACGAAGTATATCATCATTATAAAACAGATTTATCTGAAAATCAAATACAGTCAAAAGAAAAGCCGTCTTCTACAAGCCCAAAAGAAGAGCCGTCTCCGAAAAACGGCTCTTCTCTCGTTTATTCTTCCTGAAATGTCGCAAGTCCCATCTTGTATGCGGAAACCGCTTCCTGCGTAAGCTCCGGATTATCGATGAGCTCCATTGCATATCGTGTTCCCTTTGGCGAACGGAAGAATGTGATCACCATCTGTGTATCTGCCTTGGCAACCTCATCCGTTACCCCATCGCCATCGGTATCAATTTCAATTTCCTTTGCCGTTACGGCTAGTATCCCACGCGTCTTTACAGCGATAGGCAAATAATCGACAAATTCGTATGCGCTGTTTGCACGAAGTGTAGCTAACAGCTTGTCCACCTCATTTTGCTTGAGGTTATCCAAGTCCGGCAACGCACTGTTCTCAAAGCCGTCCGGCAGGATGATCCACGCCCGATTAATAGCGTAGCCATCATTTGCAAAGACGAGCACCTCGCCCTTGCGATCATCATGATAGAACACGGATGCCGGAATGACTCCGACAGGCTTCTCGGGGCACTGTAAACTATATCCGAGAGAACTCTTATAGAGATAGTTTGCACTCGTGATATTCGTGATACCAAACAGGGTGACAAGTGTGCATACGGCAATGTAAATAAATCTGCGTAACTTCATGGCTGTTTCCTCCTTTAACGACTGCCGGGAATCGGACTATTCATCCTTTTTCTTTGCAGGCTCAACATTTACCTTATAGCCCTTCATCGTGTTGCGGTGCATGACCGATAACACGCGTTCTGCAAGATCCTCAGGCACCTCAACGAACGTGAATTTCTCATATATATTGATGACCCCGATAACATCGCCCGGTATATCCGCCTCACTGGAAAACGCGCTGACGATGTCCTGCGGTCGAATCTTCTGCGCTCTGCCGACATTTAAGAATAATCGTACCATGCCCGGTGCGCCGCCTGTATCGGCAAAGCGTGCATCCCCGCTCGGTCCGTTCACTCCTTCGAGCGCGAGCTTCAAGGCTGCCGCGGCAACATCCGCATAGTTATAATCACCTTCTATGGAAATATCGGATACAATTGCATGATATTCGGCGTACTTGTTTTGCTGCAGCACCTTGCCAAGCCGTTCCTTGATGAGCTCCTTCTGTCGCTCTAAGAGCTCCGTTGCCGACGGCAATGGACGACGGACGATCTTCGTCTTGGCAAGCTTCTCAATCGTACGCAGCTGCCGATATTCACGCGGCTCAATAAAGGTCATCGCAACGCCTTTTCGTCCGGCGCGGCCGGTACGGCCGATACGATGCACATAGGATTCATGATCTTGCGGAATGTCATAGTTGATAACGTGCGTAATATCGTCGATATCAATGCCCCGCGCCGCAACATCCGTGGCAATCAGTGTGTCCATCCTGCCCTCACGGAACTTCTTCATCACACGGTCACGCTGTGATTGACTGAGGTCTCCATGCAGCCCTCCGGCAAGATATCCTCTTGACTGCAGTGATGCCGTAAGATCGTCTACGCCGCGCTTTGTACGGCAAAAAATGATGAGTTTCCCTGTTTCTTCTACATCCAAGACACGGCAAAGGGATTCAAATTTCTCACGCGTCTCATAATAGACCTGCGTAATCAATGGAACCGTGAGATTTTCTCGACTGATAGCCACCTTCTTCGGATGCTTCATATAGCGAGCCGCCAGCTTCTCAATCGGCGCCGGCATCGTCGCGGAAAAGAGCAGCGTCTGTCGATCCTCTGTACGAATATTGGACAGGATCTCCTCGATATCATCGATGAACCCCATATCGAGCATCTCATCCGCTTCATCCAAAACAAGCGTCCTGACATGGGCAAGCTGAATCGTTCCTCGATGAATATGGTCGATCAGACGTCCCGGCGTACCGACAACAATGTGCACGCCGTTCTTAAGCGCGCGTATTTGCCTGTCAATTGCCTGACCGCCGTAGATCGGCAGTGTCCGCACTCTTTTATGACGACCGATTTTATTCAGCTCTTCTGCCGTCTGTATGGCGAGCTCACGTGTCGGCGTCAGAACAAGCGCCGTGAGACGAGGCTTTCCTTCCGGCAGGAGCTCGATGGTCGGGATGCCGAACGCGGCTGTCTTCCCTGTGCCGGTCTGTGCCTGTCCGATGACATCATGCCCTTCCAAAACAAGCGGAATTGTCTGCGCCTGTATTGGCGAAGGCTCTTCAAACCCCATGTCATTAACTGCTGCCAAAAGCTTTTTGCTCAATGCAATCGAGCCGAAAGACTGTATATCTTTTTTCAAATGTTTTTCCTTTCCTCTGTAGCGGATTCCCCTGCAAACATCTCCATGAGCATTTGAAGCGCTTTTTCCGTCGCTTGATATCGCACCGAAGCACGATTCCCCGTAAAGACATTCTTTGTAATCATCGTATTCCATGCGGAGGCAACCCCTATATAGACAAGCCCTACCGGTTTTGTCTCTGTCGCGCCGCCCGGGCCGGCTATCCCGGTAATGCCTACGCCGTAATCCGTATGAATGCGTGTACGGATTCCTTCCGCCATCTCCCGTGCTGTCTCCTCCGAGACAGCGCCGTGCGCATCCAGCGTAGTCTCCTGCACACCTACAAGAGAAACCTTCACCGCATTTGTATAGGAGACAACGCCCCCCATCATGTAGAGAGAGCTGCCGGCACGATCCGTCAGTCGCGCGGAAAGAAGACCGCCTGTACAGGACTCGGCACAGGAAATGCTCTTCCCTGTCTGAATAAGATGCGTTGTCACCTGTCGGATTCGATCATCACTGTCCTTTGAGACAAATATCTCTGCACCTTCATACATCATGTGATTCCCTCATCCATACGCTCCCCAACGGCATCGTATGTAAACCCTTGCAGAATGCGCACCGGTACAATTGACCCGATCGAGCTCTTCATATCGTTTTCAATGAAAATCTGACCATCGATCTCCGGCGCTTCTCGGTATGAGCGTCCGTAGGCAAGATCCTCATTACGCCCTTCGACTAAGACATCAAGAACCTTCCCCTCCATGGATTGATTGAGCTCTTCCGATATCTTCGACTGCAGACTCATAAGATCATGGAAGCGTTCCTGCATGATATCCTCAGCAACTTGTGTCGTCATACTGTAGGCAGGGGTATTCTCTTCGTGTGAATATGTAAATACACCCAGCTTATCAAAGCGCTCCGTCTCGATGAAATTACGCAGTGTCTGATACTGTGCATCCGTCTCTCCGGGGAACCCGACAATAAAGGTAGATCGAATTACAACCCCCGGAATACGCTCGCGCAGCTTCCTTAAGAGCGCCTTGATCTCCGCCTGCGTATCCGGACGGCGCATGCTTCTCAACATCGCATCATGTGCATGCTGCAGAGGCAGGTCGACATATTTGCAGATCTTCGGTTCGGTGCGGACAAGCTCAATAAGCTCATCCGTATAATTCCTCGGATAGCTGTAGAGAATACGAATCCACTCCACACCTGCAACGCGCACAAGCTCGCGAAGAAGGCGTACTAAAGCAGGCTCTCCATAAAGATCTTTCCCATAGTAGGTTGTGTCCTGTGCAATGAGATTGAACTCTCGTACACCGTGGGCGGCAAGATTTGCCACCTCGTCTTTGATATCCTCTATCGCACGGCTCTTATAAGGGCCGCGTATCAACGGGATGGCGCAAAAAGCGCAACTGTGATCACATCCCTCCGCAATCTTGACATACGCTGAATAAGAAGGCGTCGTCTGTATACGCGGTGTTTTCGCATTATAGAGAAGACATTTTTCATCCGTGATGAGAACACGATTTCCCTTGAGTGTCTCCTCGACTGCCTCCATGATTCGATCCCATGTTCCCGTCCCGAGAATGGCATTCGCCTCCGGGATATCCTGCAGAAGCTCCTCACCATAGCGTTGTCCAAGACATCCGGCAATGATGAGCGACCGACAGCATCCCGTCTCCTTGTACTCCGCCATATTTAAAATGGTGGTGATGGACTCCTCCTTTGCCGACTGGATAAATCCGCATGTATTGACAATGATGATATCCGCTTCACTCGGATCCGCTGTAATCTCGACTTCATTTTCCTTCAATATGCCCAGCATGACCTCGGTATCGACCAGATTCTTCGCACACCCGAGGCTGATGAAACCTGCTTTTAGCATGTTTTTCCTCCTAAGTATAAGCACACACGGTTAAAATCTGCTAAAAAAATGATTATGTTCTGATAGTAAACCACATACACAAAACGTCACTTTGTGCAGATGTACCCCTTTCTTGCATAAAGCGAACCAGTCCGC
This portion of the Selenomonas sp. TAMA-11512 genome encodes:
- a CDS encoding gamma carbonic anhydrase family protein, with protein sequence MAIILPYKGIMPTIHESVYLAPNAAVIGDVTIGEGSSVWFNTVLRGDLQPIVVGKYTNIQDNTTIHVMGDRPTIIGDYVTIGHNCIIHCGNIKNNSLIGMGSIVLGYTEIGENVIVGAGTMVTQHKKIPRNQMIYGNPSKIIRALRDDEKEAVHKSAERYFNLANFYKDAE
- a CDS encoding nicotinamide-nucleotide amidohydrolase family protein is translated as MMYEGAEIFVSKDSDDRIRQVTTHLIQTGKSISCAESCTGGLLSARLTDRAGSSLYMMGGVVSYTNAVKVSLVGVQETTLDAHGAVSEETAREMAEGIRTRIHTDYGVGITGIAGPGGATETKPVGLVYIGVASAWNTMITKNVFTGNRASVRYQATEKALQMLMEMFAGESATEERKNI
- a CDS encoding DEAD/DEAH box helicase, with protein sequence MKKDIQSFGSIALSKKLLAAVNDMGFEEPSPIQAQTIPLVLEGHDVIGQAQTGTGKTAAFGIPTIELLPEGKPRLTALVLTPTRELAIQTAEELNKIGRHKRVRTLPIYGGQAIDRQIRALKNGVHIVVGTPGRLIDHIHRGTIQLAHVRTLVLDEADEMLDMGFIDDIEEILSNIRTEDRQTLLFSATMPAPIEKLAARYMKHPKKVAISRENLTVPLITQVYYETREKFESLCRVLDVEETGKLIIFCRTKRGVDDLTASLQSRGYLAGGLHGDLSQSQRDRVMKKFREGRMDTLIATDVAARGIDIDDITHVINYDIPQDHESYVHRIGRTGRAGRKGVAMTFIEPREYRQLRTIEKLAKTKIVRRPLPSATELLERQKELIKERLGKVLQQNKYAEYHAIVSDISIEGDYNYADVAAAALKLALEGVNGPSGDARFADTGGAPGMVRLFLNVGRAQKIRPQDIVSAFSSEADIPGDVIGVINIYEKFTFVEVPEDLAERVLSVMHRNTMKGYKVNVEPAKKKDE
- the rimO gene encoding 30S ribosomal protein S12 methylthiotransferase RimO, whose product is MLKAGFISLGCAKNLVDTEVMLGILKENEVEITADPSEADIIIVNTCGFIQSAKEESITTILNMAEYKETGCCRSLIIAGCLGQRYGEELLQDIPEANAILGTGTWDRIMEAVEETLKGNRVLITDEKCLLYNAKTPRIQTTPSYSAYVKIAEGCDHSCAFCAIPLIRGPYKSRAIEDIKDEVANLAAHGVREFNLIAQDTTYYGKDLYGEPALVRLLRELVRVAGVEWIRILYSYPRNYTDELIELVRTEPKICKYVDLPLQHAHDAMLRSMRRPDTQAEIKALLRKLRERIPGVVIRSTFIVGFPGETDAQYQTLRNFIETERFDKLGVFTYSHEENTPAYSMTTQVAEDIMQERFHDLMSLQSKISEELNQSMEGKVLDVLVEGRNEDLAYGRSYREAPEIDGQIFIENDMKSSIGSIVPVRILQGFTYDAVGERMDEGIT
- the ndk gene encoding nucleoside-diphosphate kinase, which produces MAQEATLVLIKPDATAAHHIGDIIKRYESESLTVIAVRMMKMTRELASKHYAEHIGRPYYEDLVGFMTSGPLVAMVLQGEDAIARVRAINGKTNPAEADEGTIRKLYAFSGSRNAVHASDSPASSAREIPLFFSAAEIFD